caaaaatatatataaatcctCACACTTTATTTAAAAATCATACAATACATTTGTTACAGCTTTATTCTCTACTTTACAatataaaagaaattcaaaatttgCAGCTATTAGCTCAATATCATCCTCGACTCAAAACTCATTGCAATTCGCAACATTTTCTATACCGAGGATGATatcgattgcccgggtctcaccgcgaggaggttgctgctttagggACCCGAAAGGAGTCAGAACAAAGTCTGTATTCATTATGGCTCCCTTCCTAACCCAAGGGTTCCCcgttagcatggtttcgaaccCACGGGTTCACACACAGATACTGTTTTATCAGATAAGTCTATGCCACAAATGAAGtattctaatttttattttattaacttGAAACTTAACTTTAAAAACACTTACATATTCAGTATATACTATGTAACAATAATTTCTGAACACCGATCAGTGTAGCATATTCTCCATGACATACCTAATCTTCTTGATGGCCAAACACAACTGTTCATCCGTAATTTCATGATATAATACAAACCTGACAATCGAATCGTTTAAGGCCAAGCATTTGACGATTACTTTATCGTCTTCATCGTCGTTGCAAACGTTTCGTAGACGTCTTGCAAATTTCGCGGCATTGATACTTGCATCAACCTCAATGAAAACCATATTCGCCTGTACTGTCTCTAAATCTAATGAAAACATTGGTCGTCCTTGAAATGTGATACTTGATGCAGTTGCTTTTATCGATTTGGCTAAGAGGGAGGCTCTTCTGTGGTCCTCTTTCAAGATTGGAATCGAGTCTTCAAGAGCCACTAATCCAGCTGCTGCTAAGACACCAACTTGTCTCATTCCCCCTCCCAGCACCTTCCTCACCCTCCTGGCTTTCTTGACAAACTCCTTACCCCCACAGAGCATGGAACCGACAGGGGCACCTTACCAAAATAATTTCATGTGAAACAACACAAAACACATTCAgtcagtttaaaaaaaaaatactacGAAAACGTACCTAAACCTTTACTAAGACAGAAGCTCACAGAGTCAAAGCCTGCAACAATTTCTGCAGCAGACTTCCCAGATCCTACGCTTGCATGAAAGAGTCTCGCTCCATCCATGTGTAACTTCAGATTATTGTCCTTACAGAAAGCAACTAGTTTTGTAATCCAACTATGGGGAACTATTTTTCCATTGGTTGTGTTTTCTACTAGGACCAATTTTGAAATTGGCTCATGGTCTCTGTCCTTTCTAAGTTTGCATGCCAGTTCATGAATGTCAAAGGAACCATCAGCATTGTTTTGCAAAGCTCTAAGATTCACGCCTCCTACTTGGGCTGCACCACCTTGTTCATGGAGCAAAGCATGACATCCTGAGCCACAGTATGCTTCACTTCCTCTGACATCGCAATGGTTGATGACTTGAGTTCAACAAAATTGATATGAGAAAAGAAATTTGGTAAATTATTACAGTAAGATATATTACACATACTGGCAATCAAGTTTCCCATTGTTCCAGTGGGCACGAATATCGCTGCTTCCATTCCCACTAGGCTAGCTGCCTTCTGTTCTAGTACTGTAAGttcattatttaataaaatgttaATTAATTAGGTAATTTTTTAGTGCAATATCACTGCATAATTGGCCAGGAGGTGATTCTATATAGAAGaatgaaagaaataaagaaagaataagacgaagaaagaaagaaaaaaagaaagaaaaaaagaaagaaaaacactTTTCCACATGACATTCTGTTCCTTAAAAAAATCGTGTTTGAAAATTCGCGCGCTTTAGTAATCACAAGTAAAATCGTCAGCTTATGAACAGACACGTCTACTTTTTCCAAACTCGATTTAAAGTGTACCACAATTTAAAAATCACTGTATATTTACTTTTAACTGTTGGATCTTCGTGAAAAACGTCATCACCAACTACTGCGTTGTGCATTGCTTCTCTCATTCTCCGTGTTGGCTTTGTTAAAGTATCACTTCGAAGATCGATAATATGGTTctgaaaaaaatgtattttacatAGTTTGAAATCTGCAGAAAAAATTAGATACATGTACTTACGATTTTGAAATTGTCAGAAAGGTTTGAAGAACTTTGCTGTTCATAAAACATGTTAATATTTCTTTTGTATTAACCACTGTATCAACTGATAAACAATTTATACtttacatataataaatatgcaaAAGATCAAAGAGCGTTGCGTATAACCTACGAGAAACAATGcaaaattttttattaacaAAAGTGCTTATAACAAATAAAGGAATTGTAATATTAAAACTGCTGAAACAGTTTATTTTATTCGGTAAGTCTGTAAAAGAATTTGTGGATAGTAGTAGATATTTCATGCAAATTTAGAAAATTGTAtgtgtaaatataattaatttataatattaatattattaatacatgtGAATATTAAGCAATACCTACAAGTAAATAACAGACTTTTATAAACGTAGAGTATTCTTGCCAATAATTCTTTAGACTCTCGAATCGAAAGATCTCGTGACACTGAGGCTGATGGTAGGGATAATACATATCAATTTGTGGGTTGTTTATCTGTATTAATTGATAAACGAGGTCATAGTTGACAGTGTACTTAAACAATTATGACaagtatatatgtatagaatTATGCTCGCTGTGGTTGTTACATCGGTTGCGTAAAACTCTATACATAAAATTTTAAATGATATTATAATGGTAGCTTtgattataaacaaaaa
This genomic stretch from Megalopta genalis isolate 19385.01 chromosome 5, iyMegGena1_principal, whole genome shotgun sequence harbors:
- the LOC117227040 gene encoding L-allo-threonine aldolase, which codes for MFYEQQSSSNLSDNFKINHIIDLRSDTLTKPTRRMREAMHNAVVGDDVFHEDPTVKILEQKAASLVGMEAAIFVPTGTMGNLIAIINHCDVRGSEAYCGSGCHALLHEQGGAAQVGGVNLRALQNNADGSFDIHELACKLRKDRDHEPISKLVLVENTTNGKIVPHSWITKLVAFCKDNNLKLHMDGARLFHASVGSGKSAAEIVAGFDSVSFCLSKGLGAPVGSMLCGGKEFVKKARRVRKVLGGGMRQVGVLAAAGLVALEDSIPILKEDHRRASLLAKSIKATASSITFQGRPMFSLDLETVQANMVFIEVDASINAAKFARRLRNVCNDDEDDKVIVKCLALNDSIVRFVLYHEITDEQLCLAIKKIRYVMENMLH